A portion of the Oncorhynchus gorbuscha isolate QuinsamMale2020 ecotype Even-year linkage group LG19, OgorEven_v1.0, whole genome shotgun sequence genome contains these proteins:
- the LOC124005281 gene encoding gastrula zinc finger protein XlCGF57.1-like isoform X1: MAWSSSRVKSAWSFAHRIQIKMNVNQAEVLKSTRWRTNLEKVNITKRTKHSKTNGVTLNSIQVKREPRNFEQKEIGDGDRSKLSLLKKHVKQQQTTSNQTTIGSQISWSPLVLLTRLSKVVVKTLRRDTKVCLVKEETDARRDEDKGVLSPQFFPCPHCTISFTDCYFLENHIKNKHQKQYLAMLKSQVSKSKRVYGPTHSCAHCSCMFHTPRQLDIHTRQAHPSARPQKPAHPRRVPGKLHPCPQCARRFPYLGTLLKHCKNLHKMAVVRIDGHLSCAECGKSFENCWGLGPHRCHEPEGTKPKDTKPVICLEVGFHCSECGKILTTPTSLNTHMRIHTGEKPYECKECGKRFSNSSSLGKHLLIHKGFKEFKCQDCGKAFAQANLLRNHMTVHSGERKFSCSHCDKRYAYRGSLELHLRTHSGERPFKCTVCGKDFADKCYLKTHLNIHNNQKNYHCGVCGRKFIRLGLLKLHMRSHTGERPYHCTVCNKKFFRLSHLKNHHLTHTGEKPYTCTECGKSFTQSGDLAKHKRHHTGERPFECSECHSRFICSGSLTLHMRTHTHRDVKPFSCQECGKSFYEQSHVKVHMKIHNGKPYSCPHCFFCFARKSNLSNHLSRCPQLK; the protein is encoded by the exons ATGGCCTGGTCTAGCTCTCGAGTTAAGTCAGCTTGGTCTTTTGCCCACAGAATTCAAATAAAGATGAATGTTAACCAGGCTGAGGTACTCAAATCAACTAGATGGAGAACAAACCTGGAGAAAGTTAACATAACCAAGAGGACTAAACATTCCAAAACGAATGGGGTTACTTTGAACTCCATACAAGTAAAACGGGAACCAAGAAACTTTGAGCAGAAGGAAATTGGGGACGGTGACCGTTCCAAACTTTCCTTGCTGAAGAAGCATGTCAAGCAACAACAAACTACATCCAACCAAACGACCATTGGTAGTCAGATATCATGGAGTCCTCTAGTGCTGTTAACAAGATTGTCTAAG GTGGTGGTTAAGACTCTTCGGAGAGATACTAAAGTGTGTTTGGTGAAGGAAGAGACAGATGCCAGGAGGGATGAAGACAAGGGAG TCTTGTCTCCTCAGTTCTTTCCTTGTCCACACTGCACCATCTCCTTTACTGACTGTTATTTCCTAGAGAATCACATCAAGAACAAACACCAGAAGCAGTACCTGGCCATGTTGAAAAGCCAAGTCTCAAAGAGTAAAAGAGTGTATGGCCCAACACACAGCTGTGCCCACTGTAGCTGCATGTTCCATACACCACGACAGCTAGACATTCATACCCGCCAGGCCCACCCCTCTGCCCGTCCCCAGAAACCTGCCCATCCCCGCAGGGTTCCGGGGAAACTCCACCCCTGCCCGCAGTGTGCCCGCAGATTCCCTTACCTGGGCACCCTGCTGAAGCACTGCAAAAATTTGCACAAAATGGCTGTTGTTCGCATCGATGGACACCTCAGTTGCGCggagtgtgggaagagctttgaGAATTGTTGGGGACTGGGGCCTCACCGGTGTCATGAACCAGAGGGCACTAAACCTAAGGACACTAAGCCTGTGATATGTCTGGAAGTCGGCTTTCATTGCTCCGAGTGTGGCAAGATCCTCACTACTCCTACAAGCCTGAACACTCACATGCGCatccacactggagagaagccttatgaATGCAAGGAGTGCGGCAAAAGATTCTCGAATAGTAGCAGTTTAGGCAAACACCTGCTGATACACAAGGGGTTCAAAGAATTCAAATGCCAGGATTGTGGGAAGGCTTTCGCCCAGGCAAATCTTCTCAGGAATCACATGACTGTTCACTCTGGTGAGAGAAAGTTCTCCTGCTCCCATTGCGACAAGCGGTATGCATACAGGGGTAGTCTGGAGCTTCACCTGCGCACACACTCAGGGGAGAGACCTTTCAAATGTACTGTGTGTGGTAAAGACTTTGCTGACAAATGTTATCTGAAAACACACCTGAATATCCACAACAACCAGAAAAACTACCATTGTGGGGTTTGTGGGCGGAAGTTCATAAGGCTTGGGTTGTTGAAGTTACACATGCGCTCACACACCGGGGAGAGGCCCTACCACTGCACAGTGTGCAACAAGAAGTTTTTTAGACTCTCACACCTGAAGAACCATCATCTCACTCACACAGGTGAGAAACCATACACCTGTACAGAGTGCGGTAAAAGCTTCACTCAGTCTGGAGATCTGGCTAAACACAAGCGCCACCACACTGGGGAGAGGCCATTTGAATGTTCTGAATGCCACAGCCGTTTTATCTGCTCAGGTTCTCTGACCCTGCACATGAGGACCCACACTCACCGTGATGTAAAGCCATTCTCCTGCCAagagtgtgggaagagcttttaTGAACAGAGTCATGTAAAAGTCCACATGAAAATCCACAATGGGAAACCGTATTCCTGCCCCCACTGCTTTTTTTGCTTTGCTCGCAAGAGCAACCTTTCCAATCACCTGTCTAGATGTCCTCAACTTAAATGA
- the LOC124005281 gene encoding gastrula zinc finger protein XlCGF57.1-like isoform X3: MAWSSSRVKSAWSFAHRIQIKMNVNQAEVLKSTRWRTNLEKVNITKRTKHSKTNGVTLNSIQVKREPRNFEQKEIGDGDRSKLSLLKKHVKQQQTTSNQTTIGSQISWSPLVLLTRLSKVVVKTLRRDTKVCLVKEETDARRDEDKGENHIKNKHQKQYLAMLKSQVSKSKRVYGPTHSCAHCSCMFHTPRQLDIHTRQAHPSARPQKPAHPRRVPGKLHPCPQCARRFPYLGTLLKHCKNLHKMAVVRIDGHLSCAECGKSFENCWGLGPHRCHEPEGTKPKDTKPVICLEVGFHCSECGKILTTPTSLNTHMRIHTGEKPYECKECGKRFSNSSSLGKHLLIHKGFKEFKCQDCGKAFAQANLLRNHMTVHSGERKFSCSHCDKRYAYRGSLELHLRTHSGERPFKCTVCGKDFADKCYLKTHLNIHNNQKNYHCGVCGRKFIRLGLLKLHMRSHTGERPYHCTVCNKKFFRLSHLKNHHLTHTGEKPYTCTECGKSFTQSGDLAKHKRHHTGERPFECSECHSRFICSGSLTLHMRTHTHRDVKPFSCQECGKSFYEQSHVKVHMKIHNGKPYSCPHCFFCFARKSNLSNHLSRCPQLK, from the exons ATGGCCTGGTCTAGCTCTCGAGTTAAGTCAGCTTGGTCTTTTGCCCACAGAATTCAAATAAAGATGAATGTTAACCAGGCTGAGGTACTCAAATCAACTAGATGGAGAACAAACCTGGAGAAAGTTAACATAACCAAGAGGACTAAACATTCCAAAACGAATGGGGTTACTTTGAACTCCATACAAGTAAAACGGGAACCAAGAAACTTTGAGCAGAAGGAAATTGGGGACGGTGACCGTTCCAAACTTTCCTTGCTGAAGAAGCATGTCAAGCAACAACAAACTACATCCAACCAAACGACCATTGGTAGTCAGATATCATGGAGTCCTCTAGTGCTGTTAACAAGATTGTCTAAG GTGGTGGTTAAGACTCTTCGGAGAGATACTAAAGTGTGTTTGGTGAAGGAAGAGACAGATGCCAGGAGGGATGAAGACAAGGGAG AGAATCACATCAAGAACAAACACCAGAAGCAGTACCTGGCCATGTTGAAAAGCCAAGTCTCAAAGAGTAAAAGAGTGTATGGCCCAACACACAGCTGTGCCCACTGTAGCTGCATGTTCCATACACCACGACAGCTAGACATTCATACCCGCCAGGCCCACCCCTCTGCCCGTCCCCAGAAACCTGCCCATCCCCGCAGGGTTCCGGGGAAACTCCACCCCTGCCCGCAGTGTGCCCGCAGATTCCCTTACCTGGGCACCCTGCTGAAGCACTGCAAAAATTTGCACAAAATGGCTGTTGTTCGCATCGATGGACACCTCAGTTGCGCggagtgtgggaagagctttgaGAATTGTTGGGGACTGGGGCCTCACCGGTGTCATGAACCAGAGGGCACTAAACCTAAGGACACTAAGCCTGTGATATGTCTGGAAGTCGGCTTTCATTGCTCCGAGTGTGGCAAGATCCTCACTACTCCTACAAGCCTGAACACTCACATGCGCatccacactggagagaagccttatgaATGCAAGGAGTGCGGCAAAAGATTCTCGAATAGTAGCAGTTTAGGCAAACACCTGCTGATACACAAGGGGTTCAAAGAATTCAAATGCCAGGATTGTGGGAAGGCTTTCGCCCAGGCAAATCTTCTCAGGAATCACATGACTGTTCACTCTGGTGAGAGAAAGTTCTCCTGCTCCCATTGCGACAAGCGGTATGCATACAGGGGTAGTCTGGAGCTTCACCTGCGCACACACTCAGGGGAGAGACCTTTCAAATGTACTGTGTGTGGTAAAGACTTTGCTGACAAATGTTATCTGAAAACACACCTGAATATCCACAACAACCAGAAAAACTACCATTGTGGGGTTTGTGGGCGGAAGTTCATAAGGCTTGGGTTGTTGAAGTTACACATGCGCTCACACACCGGGGAGAGGCCCTACCACTGCACAGTGTGCAACAAGAAGTTTTTTAGACTCTCACACCTGAAGAACCATCATCTCACTCACACAGGTGAGAAACCATACACCTGTACAGAGTGCGGTAAAAGCTTCACTCAGTCTGGAGATCTGGCTAAACACAAGCGCCACCACACTGGGGAGAGGCCATTTGAATGTTCTGAATGCCACAGCCGTTTTATCTGCTCAGGTTCTCTGACCCTGCACATGAGGACCCACACTCACCGTGATGTAAAGCCATTCTCCTGCCAagagtgtgggaagagcttttaTGAACAGAGTCATGTAAAAGTCCACATGAAAATCCACAATGGGAAACCGTATTCCTGCCCCCACTGCTTTTTTTGCTTTGCTCGCAAGAGCAACCTTTCCAATCACCTGTCTAGATGTCCTCAACTTAAATGA
- the LOC124005281 gene encoding gastrula zinc finger protein XlCGF57.1-like isoform X2 gives MNVNQAEVLKSTRWRTNLEKVNITKRTKHSKTNGVTLNSIQVKREPRNFEQKEIGDGDRSKLSLLKKHVKQQQTTSNQTTIGSQISWSPLVLLTRLSKVVVKTLRRDTKVCLVKEETDARRDEDKGVLSPQFFPCPHCTISFTDCYFLENHIKNKHQKQYLAMLKSQVSKSKRVYGPTHSCAHCSCMFHTPRQLDIHTRQAHPSARPQKPAHPRRVPGKLHPCPQCARRFPYLGTLLKHCKNLHKMAVVRIDGHLSCAECGKSFENCWGLGPHRCHEPEGTKPKDTKPVICLEVGFHCSECGKILTTPTSLNTHMRIHTGEKPYECKECGKRFSNSSSLGKHLLIHKGFKEFKCQDCGKAFAQANLLRNHMTVHSGERKFSCSHCDKRYAYRGSLELHLRTHSGERPFKCTVCGKDFADKCYLKTHLNIHNNQKNYHCGVCGRKFIRLGLLKLHMRSHTGERPYHCTVCNKKFFRLSHLKNHHLTHTGEKPYTCTECGKSFTQSGDLAKHKRHHTGERPFECSECHSRFICSGSLTLHMRTHTHRDVKPFSCQECGKSFYEQSHVKVHMKIHNGKPYSCPHCFFCFARKSNLSNHLSRCPQLK, from the exons ATGAATGTTAACCAGGCTGAGGTACTCAAATCAACTAGATGGAGAACAAACCTGGAGAAAGTTAACATAACCAAGAGGACTAAACATTCCAAAACGAATGGGGTTACTTTGAACTCCATACAAGTAAAACGGGAACCAAGAAACTTTGAGCAGAAGGAAATTGGGGACGGTGACCGTTCCAAACTTTCCTTGCTGAAGAAGCATGTCAAGCAACAACAAACTACATCCAACCAAACGACCATTGGTAGTCAGATATCATGGAGTCCTCTAGTGCTGTTAACAAGATTGTCTAAG GTGGTGGTTAAGACTCTTCGGAGAGATACTAAAGTGTGTTTGGTGAAGGAAGAGACAGATGCCAGGAGGGATGAAGACAAGGGAG TCTTGTCTCCTCAGTTCTTTCCTTGTCCACACTGCACCATCTCCTTTACTGACTGTTATTTCCTAGAGAATCACATCAAGAACAAACACCAGAAGCAGTACCTGGCCATGTTGAAAAGCCAAGTCTCAAAGAGTAAAAGAGTGTATGGCCCAACACACAGCTGTGCCCACTGTAGCTGCATGTTCCATACACCACGACAGCTAGACATTCATACCCGCCAGGCCCACCCCTCTGCCCGTCCCCAGAAACCTGCCCATCCCCGCAGGGTTCCGGGGAAACTCCACCCCTGCCCGCAGTGTGCCCGCAGATTCCCTTACCTGGGCACCCTGCTGAAGCACTGCAAAAATTTGCACAAAATGGCTGTTGTTCGCATCGATGGACACCTCAGTTGCGCggagtgtgggaagagctttgaGAATTGTTGGGGACTGGGGCCTCACCGGTGTCATGAACCAGAGGGCACTAAACCTAAGGACACTAAGCCTGTGATATGTCTGGAAGTCGGCTTTCATTGCTCCGAGTGTGGCAAGATCCTCACTACTCCTACAAGCCTGAACACTCACATGCGCatccacactggagagaagccttatgaATGCAAGGAGTGCGGCAAAAGATTCTCGAATAGTAGCAGTTTAGGCAAACACCTGCTGATACACAAGGGGTTCAAAGAATTCAAATGCCAGGATTGTGGGAAGGCTTTCGCCCAGGCAAATCTTCTCAGGAATCACATGACTGTTCACTCTGGTGAGAGAAAGTTCTCCTGCTCCCATTGCGACAAGCGGTATGCATACAGGGGTAGTCTGGAGCTTCACCTGCGCACACACTCAGGGGAGAGACCTTTCAAATGTACTGTGTGTGGTAAAGACTTTGCTGACAAATGTTATCTGAAAACACACCTGAATATCCACAACAACCAGAAAAACTACCATTGTGGGGTTTGTGGGCGGAAGTTCATAAGGCTTGGGTTGTTGAAGTTACACATGCGCTCACACACCGGGGAGAGGCCCTACCACTGCACAGTGTGCAACAAGAAGTTTTTTAGACTCTCACACCTGAAGAACCATCATCTCACTCACACAGGTGAGAAACCATACACCTGTACAGAGTGCGGTAAAAGCTTCACTCAGTCTGGAGATCTGGCTAAACACAAGCGCCACCACACTGGGGAGAGGCCATTTGAATGTTCTGAATGCCACAGCCGTTTTATCTGCTCAGGTTCTCTGACCCTGCACATGAGGACCCACACTCACCGTGATGTAAAGCCATTCTCCTGCCAagagtgtgggaagagcttttaTGAACAGAGTCATGTAAAAGTCCACATGAAAATCCACAATGGGAAACCGTATTCCTGCCCCCACTGCTTTTTTTGCTTTGCTCGCAAGAGCAACCTTTCCAATCACCTGTCTAGATGTCCTCAACTTAAATGA